A region from the Gemmatimonadota bacterium genome encodes:
- a CDS encoding ComF family protein gives MCEELHPAIRVARSWCWADDAAARTLLHALKYDGWTGAAGALASGMGSICPIRPQSATAYLLPVPLAPARRSTRGYNQAELLAEHLARLWQCACVPDAIVRLRDTPSQTQLTRSDRFANVAGAFAVTAAGVSRLRGTCCVLVDDVMTTGATLNACAAALDAVGVEAIAAVTFGRARDPRATTPA, from the coding sequence ATGTGCGAGGAACTGCACCCTGCCATCCGCGTGGCCCGGTCGTGGTGCTGGGCGGATGACGCGGCGGCGAGGACGCTGTTGCATGCCCTCAAGTACGATGGGTGGACAGGGGCTGCCGGCGCCCTGGCGTCCGGGATGGGCTCGATTTGTCCCATCCGTCCCCAGTCCGCCACCGCGTACCTCCTCCCCGTGCCACTCGCGCCCGCTCGACGCAGCACCCGTGGCTACAACCAGGCAGAATTGCTCGCGGAGCACCTCGCTCGTCTTTGGCAGTGTGCCTGTGTTCCTGACGCCATCGTACGCCTGCGCGACACCCCCTCGCAGACTCAGTTGACACGTTCCGACCGCTTCGCCAACGTTGCCGGTGCCTTTGCGGTCACGGCTGCGGGTGTGTCACGGCTGCGCGGAACGTGCTGCGTCCTGGTGGATGACGTCATGACAACCGGCGCGACCCTGAATGCCTGTGCCGCCGCGCTCGACGCGGTCGGCGTCGAGGCCATTGCTGCTGTCACCTTCGGTCGAGCCCGCGATCCTCGCGCGACGACCCCTGCCTAG
- a CDS encoding threonylcarbamoyl-AMP synthase gives MSAPSLAVPFWSADEVEASLGGTIRHLQEGRVLAYPTETLYGFGTAVNREAVEVLVQLKQRPAAKPFLLLIAGSDMLTRLGLHLTRDAATLAARFWPGPVTLVLPGGEKRVPERLRGPEGGIAVRWTPHPGLQRLLRAYGDPITSTSANRPREAPAMSAFEILEQWSGPVAAGVIRVLDGGRLQPSQPSTVVDCVGTRPRVIRPGAISAAALREFLPSLIGDK, from the coding sequence ATGAGCGCCCCGTCGTTGGCGGTGCCCTTTTGGTCGGCGGATGAAGTCGAGGCGTCGCTCGGCGGCACCATCCGTCACCTGCAGGAGGGTCGCGTCCTCGCCTACCCGACCGAGACGTTGTATGGCTTCGGCACCGCCGTGAACCGAGAGGCCGTCGAGGTCCTCGTGCAGCTCAAGCAACGGCCCGCCGCCAAGCCCTTCCTCCTCCTGATCGCTGGCAGTGACATGCTCACGCGGCTGGGACTGCACCTCACCCGCGACGCCGCCACCCTGGCCGCGCGATTCTGGCCGGGGCCAGTGACCCTCGTCCTCCCCGGGGGGGAAAAGCGCGTACCTGAGCGCTTGCGTGGGCCGGAAGGGGGAATCGCCGTGCGCTGGACCCCACACCCAGGGCTCCAGCGACTGCTCAGGGCATACGGCGACCCGATCACGAGTACGAGTGCCAACCGGCCCCGCGAGGCCCCGGCGATGTCTGCGTTCGAGATCCTGGAGCAATGGAGCGGTCCCGTGGCCGCTGGGGTCATCCGGGTCCTCGACGGTGGGCGGCTCCAACCGTCACAGCCTTCCACCGTCGTGGACTGCGTCGGCACACGGCCCCGGGTCATCCGTCCGGGGGCCATCTCGGCCGCTGCGCTGCGGGAGTTCCTGCCGTCCCTCATCGGGGATAAGTAG
- the radA gene encoding DNA repair protein RadA: MRTRSTFRCPECGADHAKWQGRCDGCGEWNTLVEETVARPTRGTPTAPPPGRAARPMRIADVDGAVTARIPSGSRELDFVLGGGVVPGSMILVGGEPGIGKSTLLLQVAGTLAAGGTVLYVSGEESALQVKMRAMRLGIGDDASLLCATELEEILATAREVRPLLMIVDSIQTVATSALEGAPGNVGQVRECAAQLMRFAKSSGAAVVVVGHVTKGGGIAGPKTLEHIVDTVLYFEGEGTADHRVLRATKNRFGSVDEIAVFRMTEQGLQGVENPSALFLADRDAGSSGSAITALMEGSRPVLVEVQALAAKAGFGTPQRVATGFDGRRLALLLAVLDKRAGLSYATLDVFLNVVGGLRMVEPAGDLAVVAALASSVYDRPLGGDAVFIGEVGLGGEVRPVSQLDRRLAEAAQLGFRTAWVAGRAIPRKAPEGLRVHGVSSLGDLFGRLFG, from the coding sequence CTGCGTACCCGGTCCACGTTCCGCTGCCCCGAGTGCGGCGCCGACCACGCCAAGTGGCAGGGCCGGTGCGACGGTTGCGGGGAATGGAACACCCTCGTGGAAGAGACCGTGGCGCGACCGACCCGTGGGACGCCCACGGCGCCGCCTCCTGGTCGCGCGGCGCGCCCAATGCGCATTGCCGACGTGGATGGCGCAGTGACGGCACGCATCCCATCCGGCTCCCGCGAGTTGGACTTCGTGTTGGGGGGAGGCGTCGTTCCTGGATCGATGATCCTCGTGGGGGGGGAGCCCGGGATTGGCAAGTCGACGCTCCTCCTCCAGGTCGCCGGAACCCTCGCGGCCGGAGGCACGGTCCTCTACGTCTCGGGCGAAGAGTCCGCGTTGCAGGTCAAGATGCGCGCGATGCGACTCGGCATCGGCGATGACGCGTCGCTGCTCTGCGCCACTGAACTCGAGGAGATCCTCGCGACCGCGCGCGAGGTCCGCCCGCTCCTCATGATCGTCGACTCGATCCAGACGGTCGCAACCTCCGCCCTCGAGGGCGCGCCCGGCAATGTGGGTCAGGTCCGTGAATGTGCGGCGCAATTGATGCGGTTCGCCAAGTCGTCCGGGGCCGCCGTGGTTGTGGTCGGACATGTGACCAAGGGTGGGGGCATCGCCGGCCCCAAGACGCTCGAACACATCGTGGACACGGTGTTGTACTTCGAGGGCGAGGGTACGGCCGATCACCGCGTGCTCCGCGCCACGAAGAACCGCTTTGGATCGGTGGACGAGATCGCCGTCTTCCGCATGACCGAACAGGGGCTGCAAGGGGTCGAGAACCCGTCGGCGCTGTTCCTGGCCGACCGTGACGCGGGATCCAGCGGCTCGGCGATCACCGCCCTGATGGAGGGGAGCCGTCCGGTCCTCGTGGAAGTGCAGGCCCTCGCCGCCAAGGCCGGGTTCGGTACCCCGCAGCGCGTGGCCACGGGATTCGACGGGCGGCGCCTGGCGCTCCTGCTGGCGGTGCTCGACAAGCGGGCGGGACTCTCCTATGCGACGCTCGACGTGTTCCTGAACGTGGTCGGCGGACTCCGGATGGTCGAGCCGGCCGGGGACCTCGCTGTGGTCGCCGCCCTCGCCTCGAGCGTGTACGATCGCCCGTTAGGCGGCGACGCGGTCTTCATCGGGGAGGTGGGGCTGGGCGGAGAAGTGCGCCCCGTCTCCCAGCTCGACCGCCGCCTGGCGGAGGCCGCGCAGCTCGGGTTCCGCACCGCGTGGGTGGCTGGCCGAGCGATCCCTCGCAAGGCACCCGAGGGGCTGCGGGTCCATGGGGTATCTTCGTTAGGCGACCTCTTCGGCCGCCTGTTCGGGTAG
- the coaBC gene encoding bifunctional phosphopantothenoylcysteine decarboxylase/phosphopantothenate--cysteine ligase CoaBC, translating to MASYKSATLARRLTQAGAEVDVVLTRSAQEFVGAVTFEALTGRPVHTELIEAGHALDHIRLARSADVIAVAPATADFLSRAAAGRADDLLTACLLATQAPVFLAPAMNDRMWEHPQTGRNVAQLREIGYHVLDPDTGDLAVGEGSGPGRLPEPEVLMAHIGRRLEGQADLKDRHVLVTAGPTREAVDPVRFLSNRSSGKMGVALAAAAWRRGARVTLVCGPLSVPHPVGATIVSVESVEEMHEAVRRSLPSADVLVMAAAPADFRPSTLASEKIKKSTAPGVIALTPTTDILQATVGDRGRGTVVIGFALETEDVLANAQRKLEGKGLDLIVVNDAREVGAGFGVDTNRVTILQRRGAPEALPLLSKDDVADAILDRAVGLLP from the coding sequence ATCGCGAGCTACAAGTCCGCGACGCTCGCGCGTCGCCTGACGCAGGCCGGCGCCGAAGTGGACGTCGTCCTCACGCGGAGTGCCCAGGAGTTCGTTGGGGCCGTCACCTTCGAGGCCCTGACCGGACGCCCGGTGCATACCGAACTGATCGAGGCGGGACACGCACTCGACCACATCCGTCTGGCGCGATCCGCAGACGTCATCGCTGTCGCCCCGGCCACGGCCGATTTTCTCTCGCGCGCCGCCGCAGGTCGCGCCGACGACCTGCTGACCGCCTGCCTGCTCGCAACACAGGCTCCCGTGTTCCTGGCACCGGCCATGAACGACCGGATGTGGGAACACCCCCAGACCGGTCGCAACGTGGCGCAGCTCCGCGAGATCGGCTATCACGTCCTGGACCCTGACACGGGCGACTTGGCCGTTGGGGAGGGATCGGGGCCGGGGCGCTTGCCCGAGCCCGAGGTGCTGATGGCTCACATCGGCCGTCGGCTGGAGGGGCAGGCCGACCTCAAGGATCGGCATGTGCTCGTCACCGCCGGGCCGACGCGCGAGGCCGTTGATCCGGTCCGCTTCCTGTCGAATCGGTCGAGCGGGAAGATGGGGGTCGCCCTCGCCGCTGCTGCGTGGCGCCGCGGCGCGCGCGTGACCCTGGTCTGCGGCCCGCTGTCCGTCCCCCATCCCGTGGGGGCCACGATCGTGTCGGTCGAATCCGTCGAAGAGATGCACGAGGCCGTCCGTCGCTCGCTGCCATCCGCCGACGTCCTCGTGATGGCCGCCGCGCCGGCGGATTTCCGCCCGTCCACGCTGGCCAGCGAGAAGATCAAGAAGTCCACGGCCCCGGGCGTCATTGCGCTCACACCGACAACCGACATCCTGCAGGCGACGGTTGGCGACCGCGGACGCGGCACGGTCGTCATCGGCTTTGCCCTCGAAACAGAAGATGTGTTGGCCAACGCCCAGCGCAAGCTCGAGGGGAAGGGGCTGGACCTGATCGTCGTCAACGATGCGCGGGAAGTGGGCGCCGGGTTTGGCGTGGACACCAACCGCGTCACGATCCTTCAGCGTCGCGGGGCACCCGAGGCACTTCCGTTGTTGTCCAAGGACGACGTCGCCGACGCCATCCTCGATCGCGCGGTGGGGCTCCTGCCGTGA
- the gap gene encoding type I glyceraldehyde-3-phosphate dehydrogenase — MGTRVAINGFGRIGRQVLRAAKETGATLDFVAINDLTDTATLAHLFTYDSVHGTYEGQVSSTADSITVDGDTIKVFAQKDPAALPWRDLGVDVVLEATGRFTNAPDARKHLEGGARKVIISAPAKGEDLTIVMGVNHQKYDAASHHIISNASCTTNCLVPMVKVVRDTFGFRHASMVTIHSYTNDQQILDLPHKDLRRARAAALNIIPTTTGAAKATSLVIPEVKGKIDGIAIRVPTPDVSLTELTVEVEQATTIDAVNAAFRAAAASGPLKGILAYTEEELVSSDYIGNPHSCIIDAKNTNVIDGTMVKLSGWYDNEWGYSSRCVDLLQLIGSSL, encoded by the coding sequence ATGGGAACCCGAGTTGCCATCAACGGCTTCGGCCGGATCGGACGTCAGGTACTGCGTGCCGCCAAGGAAACCGGCGCCACGCTGGATTTCGTCGCCATCAATGACCTGACGGACACCGCCACCCTCGCGCACCTGTTCACGTATGACTCGGTGCACGGGACCTACGAAGGACAGGTGAGCAGCACGGCGGACTCGATCACGGTCGATGGGGACACGATCAAGGTGTTTGCCCAGAAGGATCCGGCAGCCCTGCCGTGGAGGGACCTGGGCGTGGACGTGGTCCTGGAGGCGACGGGCCGCTTCACCAATGCGCCAGACGCGCGCAAGCATCTCGAGGGCGGGGCGCGCAAGGTCATCATCTCGGCCCCGGCCAAGGGAGAGGATCTCACGATCGTGATGGGCGTGAACCACCAGAAGTACGATGCGGCGTCGCACCACATCATCTCCAACGCCTCGTGCACGACCAACTGCCTCGTGCCCATGGTCAAGGTGGTCCGGGATACCTTCGGCTTCCGCCACGCGTCGATGGTCACGATCCACAGCTACACCAACGACCAGCAGATTCTCGACCTGCCCCACAAGGACCTGCGCCGCGCACGCGCCGCCGCGTTGAACATCATCCCGACCACGACCGGGGCCGCCAAGGCCACGTCGCTGGTGATCCCCGAGGTGAAGGGGAAGATCGACGGTATTGCGATTCGCGTCCCAACGCCGGACGTGTCCCTGACGGAACTCACCGTTGAGGTGGAGCAGGCGACGACGATCGACGCGGTCAACGCCGCATTTCGTGCCGCCGCGGCGAGCGGGCCGCTGAAGGGCATCCTGGCGTACACCGAGGAAGAGCTGGTGTCGAGCGACTACATCGGCAACCCGCACTCCTGCATCATCGACGCCAAGAACACCAACGTGATCGATGGGACGATGGTCAAGCTCTCGGGATGGTACGACAATGAGTGGGGGTACTCCAGCCGATGTGTGGACCTGCTCCAGCTGATTGGTTCCTCGCTCTGA
- the ispD gene encoding 2-C-methyl-D-erythritol 4-phosphate cytidylyltransferase, which produces MDHHDDTRARGDLPRETTPDALRPTPATAPDVGVVIVAAGSGTRTGSRELKQFRWVGDKPMLLHSVQAFHRRPDVALVVTVLPRSHAGDPPPWLFQCDVDRLLVSTGGRERTDSVWSGIEDLPDEADIVVIHDAARPLVTDATIAAVIAEARAGRGATAALPVVDTLKEVDDTGRIVRTIDRTRLWRAQTPQAFPRAMIERAHLEAQRQRLVATDDAALCEQLGFEVVVVRGSERALKVTEEGDFQRAALLAPLDA; this is translated from the coding sequence ATGGACCATCACGACGACACACGGGCCCGCGGTGACCTGCCGCGCGAGACCACTCCCGACGCCTTGCGCCCCACGCCGGCGACCGCCCCGGATGTCGGCGTCGTCATTGTGGCCGCCGGGTCGGGGACGCGGACCGGCTCGCGGGAGCTCAAGCAGTTCCGGTGGGTGGGCGACAAACCCATGTTGCTCCACAGCGTCCAGGCGTTCCATCGGCGGCCGGACGTTGCCCTCGTCGTCACCGTGCTGCCTCGATCCCATGCCGGCGATCCACCCCCGTGGCTGTTCCAGTGCGATGTCGATCGCCTCCTGGTCTCCACCGGCGGACGCGAACGCACCGATTCCGTCTGGAGCGGGATCGAGGACCTGCCGGACGAGGCGGACATCGTCGTCATCCACGACGCCGCACGGCCCCTGGTCACGGACGCCACGATCGCCGCCGTGATCGCCGAGGCCCGTGCCGGTCGTGGCGCCACGGCGGCCCTGCCCGTCGTCGACACCCTCAAGGAAGTCGATGACACCGGGCGCATCGTGCGCACCATCGATCGCACGCGACTCTGGCGCGCCCAGACCCCGCAGGCGTTTCCGCGCGCGATGATCGAGCGCGCACACCTCGAGGCGCAACGCCAGCGCCTCGTCGCCACCGATGACGCCGCCCTCTGCGAACAGTTGGGATTCGAGGTGGTCGTGGTGCGGGGTAGCGAACGGGCGCTCAAGGTGACTGAAGAAGGCGACTTCCAGCGGGCCGCGCTGCTGGCGCCCCTCGACGCATGA
- a CDS encoding low molecular weight protein arginine phosphatase, whose product MKILFICTGNTCRSPLAEALARREVIARGWLDVEVESAGTAAHPGAPASDGSLLVGLEHGLDLGAHQARPLTRALVQGADLILTMSGSHLSAVRALGGDAKAELLTEYAAPGSGGRGVTDPFGGDLPAYRETFVDLDALVAVAFRRLATERSAGRT is encoded by the coding sequence GTGAAGATCCTCTTTATCTGCACTGGAAATACCTGCCGATCGCCCCTCGCGGAGGCTCTTGCCCGGCGCGAGGTCATCGCCCGTGGCTGGCTTGACGTGGAAGTGGAGAGCGCGGGAACCGCAGCGCATCCTGGGGCACCAGCCTCGGACGGCTCCTTGCTCGTCGGCCTTGAGCACGGGCTCGACCTGGGGGCGCATCAAGCCCGTCCGCTCACCCGAGCCCTCGTCCAAGGCGCGGACTTGATCCTGACCATGTCCGGCTCTCACCTGAGTGCAGTTCGCGCTCTGGGAGGGGATGCCAAGGCCGAGCTGCTGACCGAATACGCCGCGCCCGGCTCGGGTGGCCGGGGGGTCACCGACCCCTTCGGCGGCGACCTGCCCGCATACCGGGAGACCTTCGTCGACCTCGACGCGCTCGTCGCGGTGGCATTCCGCCGGCTTGCGACCGAGCGCTCCGCTGGGCGAACGTGA
- a CDS encoding uracil-DNA glycosylase gives MGETEFVLDSLHVDDVLRVLGAGNAGPDTIVAGPPAPVPAPTRQMPEPRPMRASGGEEHGNWRDALRAIGNDPTALTTPGGADRSGAAVSSPIAHGSSPTSDTKPGPTVPAPTDPPGAIASLGAGLSVGPPLGTLGSPSAWDSLDAIARAVAACTLCSLYAGAKNPVPGHGNPQADFVCVGEAPGANEDEQGVPFVGQAGQLLTKILAAINLSREDVFICNVLKHRPPGNRNPNPDEVTACSPYLVRQIELLRPKVILALGTFAAQTLLQTKEPLGKLRGRLHRYHGVPVIVTYHPAALLRNPSWKRPTWEDVQLARTLLDRVVEP, from the coding sequence ATGGGGGAGACCGAGTTCGTCCTCGACTCCCTTCATGTCGACGACGTGCTGCGGGTGCTCGGGGCCGGGAACGCCGGGCCCGACACCATCGTGGCGGGGCCACCGGCGCCGGTGCCGGCCCCAACGCGGCAGATGCCCGAGCCCCGACCCATGCGGGCCAGCGGCGGTGAGGAGCACGGGAACTGGCGTGACGCGCTGCGCGCCATCGGGAACGACCCGACCGCACTGACCACGCCAGGGGGAGCTGACCGATCCGGTGCTGCGGTCAGCTCCCCGATAGCGCATGGTTCCTCACCCACCTCCGACACGAAACCCGGCCCGACCGTGCCCGCTCCAACAGATCCGCCAGGCGCCATCGCATCGCTCGGGGCGGGGCTCTCGGTCGGCCCACCCCTCGGCACCCTGGGGTCACCGTCCGCGTGGGACAGCCTTGACGCGATAGCGCGTGCCGTCGCAGCCTGCACGCTCTGCTCCCTGTATGCGGGCGCAAAGAATCCCGTGCCTGGACACGGAAACCCGCAGGCCGACTTTGTCTGCGTCGGCGAGGCGCCCGGGGCAAACGAGGACGAGCAAGGCGTCCCCTTCGTCGGGCAGGCCGGCCAGCTGCTGACCAAGATCCTTGCCGCGATCAACCTCAGCCGCGAGGACGTTTTTATTTGCAACGTCCTCAAGCATCGCCCGCCGGGGAACCGCAATCCCAATCCGGATGAGGTGACCGCCTGCTCGCCGTACCTCGTGCGACAGATCGAGCTGCTGCGCCCCAAGGTGATCCTCGCCCTCGGCACATTTGCGGCGCAAACACTATTGCAGACGAAGGAACCCCTCGGCAAACTCCGCGGCCGCCTGCACCGCTATCATGGCGTGCCCGTTATCGTGACCTACCATCCCGCGGCGTTGCTTCGCAATCCGTCGTGGAAGCGCCCGACTTGGGAAGATGTCCAGCTTGCTCGAACGCTCCTCGATCGTGTCGTCGAACCCTGA
- a CDS encoding shikimate dehydrogenase has translation MSARRAPSRLVLLGHPISHSLSPAFQGAALRAAGIPLAYEALDVAPETLNDVLKTATAQGWAGNVTIPHKRAVFLVCKRHTDVAEQAGAVNTFWVQDGELWGDNTDVAGFDAAARALGARLVEARVTLLGAGGAAAAVCVATSRWPGATVQLIARRPEEARRLASAFAHVTPATALTTALHECTLLVNATPIGLRDDVTPCDVAALPADAAVMDLVYRRDETLLVRNARRRGLLACDGSEMLLRQGAVAFERWFGRVPALDIMRAALHAAR, from the coding sequence GTGAGCGCGAGGCGGGCGCCTTCGCGACTGGTTCTGCTTGGGCACCCCATCAGCCACTCCTTATCCCCCGCGTTTCAGGGGGCCGCGCTAAGGGCGGCCGGGATTCCGCTGGCGTACGAAGCCCTCGACGTGGCGCCGGAGACCCTGAACGATGTGCTGAAGACGGCCACAGCGCAGGGGTGGGCGGGGAACGTCACGATCCCCCACAAGCGCGCCGTGTTCCTCGTCTGCAAGCGCCACACCGATGTGGCCGAACAGGCCGGCGCGGTCAACACGTTCTGGGTGCAGGACGGCGAGCTCTGGGGAGACAACACAGACGTCGCTGGCTTCGATGCGGCGGCGCGTGCCCTGGGCGCGCGTCTGGTGGAGGCGCGCGTCACCCTGCTGGGAGCTGGCGGGGCGGCGGCCGCCGTGTGTGTCGCGACCAGCCGCTGGCCTGGCGCGACGGTCCAGCTGATCGCCCGGCGACCTGAAGAGGCGCGGCGCCTCGCGTCGGCCTTCGCGCATGTCACACCGGCGACCGCACTGACGACCGCGCTGCACGAGTGCACGCTGTTGGTGAACGCCACGCCAATTGGCCTGCGCGACGACGTGACACCGTGCGATGTGGCCGCGCTCCCGGCTGACGCCGCCGTGATGGACCTGGTGTATCGTCGCGACGAAACCCTGCTCGTGCGGAACGCGCGCCGGCGCGGCCTGCTTGCGTGCGACGGAAGCGAAATGCTGCTGCGACAGGGCGCCGTCGCGTTCGAACGGTGGTTTGGGCGAGTGCCGGCCCTGGACATCATGCGAGCCGCCCTGCACGCCGCGAGGTGA
- a CDS encoding phosphoglycerate kinase, with amino-acid sequence MNTQTIRDLPASLAGRRALVRVDFNVPLDSEGRVSDDTRVRAALPTIEELARRGARVVLLSHLGRPKGGPDPKYSLAPVARCLAGMTSRPVQFCSTTVGDDAVDATRRLADGGVLLMENTRFHAGEEKNDEALSRAMAALGDLYVNDAFGSAHRAHSSTAGVTAFLTPAVAGFLMEKELDYLGKAIAEPKRPFIAILGGAKVSGKIDVIEALLPKVDGLLIGGAMACTFFRAMELETGKSLVEADRVELAAELLERAGYRLTLPHDAIAAPSMDAGALAHAVKRDAIPSGEAMFDIGPDSAASFARAIAAAGTVLWNGPMGVFETPPFDAGTRAIARAMADATARGATTIVGGGDSAAAVAEAGLESAMSHVSTGGGASLEFLEGKVLPGVAALTQR; translated from the coding sequence ATGAACACGCAGACGATCCGCGACTTGCCGGCCTCGTTGGCCGGCCGGCGCGCGTTGGTGCGCGTGGACTTCAACGTCCCGCTGGACTCCGAGGGCCGGGTGTCCGACGATACCCGGGTGCGGGCGGCGCTCCCGACGATCGAGGAGCTCGCGCGCCGTGGGGCGCGGGTCGTCCTGCTCTCGCACCTCGGCCGTCCCAAGGGCGGCCCCGATCCGAAGTACTCCCTCGCCCCTGTCGCGCGCTGCCTGGCCGGGATGACGAGCCGCCCGGTGCAGTTCTGCAGTACAACGGTTGGGGATGACGCCGTGGACGCCACCCGCCGCCTCGCCGACGGCGGGGTCCTCCTCATGGAGAACACCCGCTTCCACGCGGGCGAGGAGAAGAACGACGAAGCCCTGTCCCGGGCGATGGCGGCCCTGGGCGACCTGTATGTTAACGATGCCTTTGGCTCCGCCCACCGCGCGCACTCGTCGACGGCCGGGGTGACCGCGTTCCTCACGCCCGCGGTGGCTGGCTTCCTGATGGAGAAGGAACTCGACTACCTCGGAAAAGCCATCGCCGAACCCAAGCGGCCGTTCATCGCGATCCTGGGGGGCGCAAAGGTCTCCGGCAAGATCGACGTGATCGAGGCACTGCTGCCCAAGGTGGATGGCCTCCTCATCGGGGGAGCCATGGCGTGCACCTTCTTTCGCGCGATGGAGCTGGAGACCGGAAAGTCGCTGGTCGAGGCTGATCGCGTTGAGCTGGCCGCCGAGCTGCTCGAGCGCGCCGGCTACCGCCTGACCTTGCCACATGACGCCATCGCGGCTCCTTCGATGGATGCCGGGGCTCTGGCCCACGCTGTCAAGCGGGATGCCATCCCGTCCGGCGAGGCGATGTTCGATATCGGACCGGACTCCGCGGCGTCCTTTGCCCGGGCGATCGCTGCTGCAGGGACCGTTCTCTGGAACGGACCCATGGGGGTGTTCGAGACCCCGCCATTTGACGCCGGCACCCGTGCGATCGCACGCGCCATGGCCGACGCCACCGCCCGCGGGGCCACCACCATCGTGGGTGGCGGCGACTCGGCCGCTGCGGTGGCCGAGGCAGGGCTCGAATCCGCGATGAGCCATGTGTCCACCGGGGGTGGCGCCTCGCTGGAATTTCTCGAGGGCAAGGTCCTTCCCGGGGTTGCCGCCCTCACCCAACGCTGA
- the dnaB gene encoding replicative DNA helicase, with protein MSSLLERSSIVSSNPDPFRDRRPPYSEDAEQAVLSAMMLDRNAIVRAGEFCDETMFYREGHRRIFRSILALNERGSVVDILTLADELARRGELDGSGGKDYLALLVDAVPTAANVEYHAKIIREKALVRRLIETSTEIVTDAFEGRTTSADLLDRAEQRIFQINQTRKAEGFHRMKELLWTAMERIEELSRHGGEVTGAPSGFTDLDKLTLGFQPSELIIVAARPSMGKTAFVLNVAQNAAFANTPVAIFSLEMAKEQLVTRMLAAEGWVDAQKLRSGKLTQDDFRNLGKASGILGSLPIWIDDTPGLTALEIRSRCRRLKAENNIGLIIIDYLQLIQGPADSESRQQEISYISRSLKILARELLVPVVCLSQLSRAPEQRTGDNKKPQLSDLRESGAIEQDADVVMFLYRPEYYEGAHDERGEPRRLQDGTPLEGLAEVIIGKQRNGPTDTVRLFFHKRYTRFDNFAARQE; from the coding sequence ATGTCCAGCTTGCTCGAACGCTCCTCGATCGTGTCGTCGAACCCTGATCCGTTCCGCGACCGGCGCCCTCCCTACTCCGAAGACGCGGAACAGGCGGTGCTCTCCGCGATGATGCTCGACCGGAACGCCATCGTGCGTGCCGGCGAGTTCTGCGACGAGACCATGTTCTACCGGGAGGGCCACCGGCGGATCTTCCGTTCCATCCTCGCGCTCAACGAGCGCGGGTCGGTCGTGGACATCCTCACCCTCGCGGATGAACTGGCCCGGCGCGGTGAACTCGACGGCAGTGGGGGCAAGGACTATCTCGCCTTGCTCGTGGACGCCGTCCCCACGGCGGCCAACGTCGAGTATCACGCGAAGATCATCCGAGAGAAGGCGCTGGTCCGCCGCCTGATCGAGACCTCGACCGAGATCGTCACGGATGCCTTCGAGGGCCGGACGACGTCGGCCGACCTGCTCGATCGCGCCGAGCAACGCATCTTCCAGATCAACCAGACGCGGAAGGCCGAAGGCTTCCATCGGATGAAGGAACTCCTCTGGACCGCCATGGAGCGGATCGAGGAGTTGTCTCGCCACGGGGGCGAGGTCACCGGTGCCCCCTCTGGCTTCACGGACCTCGACAAGCTCACGCTGGGCTTCCAGCCGTCCGAGTTGATCATCGTCGCTGCCCGTCCGTCGATGGGCAAGACGGCGTTCGTGCTGAACGTCGCGCAGAACGCGGCCTTTGCGAACACCCCGGTCGCGATCTTCTCACTGGAAATGGCCAAGGAGCAGCTCGTCACCCGCATGCTGGCGGCGGAAGGCTGGGTCGACGCACAAAAGCTCCGTAGCGGCAAGTTGACGCAGGACGACTTCCGCAACCTCGGCAAGGCGTCCGGGATCCTCGGCTCACTCCCGATCTGGATTGACGACACGCCGGGGTTGACCGCGCTCGAAATCCGCTCCCGCTGTCGGCGGCTGAAAGCCGAGAACAACATCGGGCTCATCATCATCGACTACCTGCAGCTCATCCAGGGGCCCGCCGACTCCGAAAGTCGCCAGCAGGAAATCTCCTATATCTCCCGTTCCCTCAAGATCCTCGCCCGCGAGCTGCTGGTGCCGGTGGTGTGCCTGTCGCAGCTCTCGCGCGCGCCGGAGCAGCGCACGGGAGACAACAAGAAGCCCCAGCTCTCCGACCTCCGCGAGTCGGGCGCGATCGAGCAGGACGCCGACGTCGTGATGTTCCTGTATCGCCCCGAATACTACGAGGGCGCACACGACGAGCGTGGCGAACCGCGCCGCTTGCAGGACGGAACCCCACTGGAGGGGCTCGCCGAGGTGATCATCGGCAAGCAGCGCAACGGCCCTACCGACACCGTGCGTCTCTTCTTTCACAAGCGCTACACGCGGTTCGACAACTTCGCCGCGCGCCAGGAGTGA